The proteins below come from a single Malus sylvestris chromosome 3, drMalSylv7.2, whole genome shotgun sequence genomic window:
- the LOC126617268 gene encoding alpha carbonic anhydrase 7-like: MEPHRSKPISNSCFLFFLLLFAYSRSLTAQEVEDEREFDYLREGGKGPKHWGEIKEEWAACNNGSMQSPIDLSNHRVTLFPNLGKLKTNYRPRNATIKNRGHDISVEWVGDAGTIKINGTEYPLKQCHWHAPAEHSINGRIYDMELHLVHLSPDPNVANKIAVTAVLYKFGRADSFLSTLMKDVESMIDQKEERSMGIIDPREIKIRGESYYRYMGSLTVPPCTEGVIWTINKKIHTVSRDQVNLFRLAVHDYAEANARPVQPHNLRDIKVYHKSARSTNKY, encoded by the exons ATGGAGCCCCATCGAAGCAAACCCATCTCaaattcttgttttcttttctttttacttctATTCGCGTATTCCAGATCACTCACAGCTCAAGAAGTCG AGGATGAAAGAGAGTTTGATTATCTTCGGGAGGGTGGAAAGGGGCCAAAGCATTGGGGAGAGATTAAGGAAGAATGGGCGGCGTGTAACAACGGGAGCATGCAATCTCCAATAGATTTATCAAATCACAGGGTTACATTATTCCCAAACTTAGGGAAGCTCAAGACCAACTACAGACCTCGTAATGCAACTATCAAGAACAGAGGCCATGATATTTCG GTTGAATGGGTGGGCGACGCTGGAACAATTAAGATAAATGGTACTGAGTATCCGCTAAAACAATGTCACTGGCATGCCCCAGCGGAGCATTCCATCAACGGCAGAATATATGACATGGAGCTCCACTTGGTTCATCTAAGCCCCGATCCCAACGTAGCAAACAAGATCGCTGTCACTGCAGTTCTCTACAAGTTTGGTCGTGCAGATTCTTTCCTTTCTACG TTGATGAAGGACGTAGAATCGATGATTGATcaaaaggaagagagaagcaTGGGCATTATTGATCCTAGAGAAATCAAAATTCGTGGGGAATCCTATTACAGATACATGGGTTCACTCACTGTTCCTCCTTGCACTGAAGGCGTTATTTGGACCATCAATAAAAAG ATACATACAGTCTCAAGGGATCAAGTAAATCTATTTCGATTGGCTGTGCATGAC TATGCGGAGGCGAATGCAAGGCCAGTGCAACCACACAACCTTCGAGATATCAAGGTCTATCACAAAAGCGCAAGGAGCACAAATAAGTATTGA
- the LOC126617055 gene encoding U3 small nucleolar RNA-associated protein 18-like: MWVKCESVIIEDIEESRVAISITKGSGSKLKKGRAKRSADDLEKRLCLLNDIAYNSDDEHEDEATEGGQGSGDEAENGPLNADDEGDETEEGHEAEEVNEGTVVETNKVNAEDDITDNEFVDSDYSLEDDDRRVVDDTTVESVVGDTERGERVTERDERVGNQHPKDVIDARDVEDVPLDDERQDSDGLHNVDDSGSECDEKVNYPEFNEEADRDDPKFEKGLKFRDAAHLREAVWSHSIKHDAPFIKLNRNEKWKISARCEKNCP, from the exons ATGTGGGTGAAATGTGAAA gtgtcattatagaagatattgaggAATCGAGGGTGGCAATTTCGATTACAAAGGGAAGTGGATCAAAACTGAAGAAGGGTAGAGCAAAAAGGAGTGCGGATGACTTAGAAAAACGGCTATGTCTTTTGAATGACATAGCCTACAATAGTGATGATGAACATGAGGATGAAGCAACTGAGGGAGGACAAGGAAGTGGAGATGAAGCTGAAAATGGTCCTCTCAATGCTGATGATGAAGGTGATGAAACTGAAGAGGGTCATGAAGCTGAAGAAGTTAATGAAGGGACCGTAGTAGAAACTAATAAAG TAAATGCAGAGGATGACATTACAGATAATGAGTTTGTGGACAGTGACTACAGTTTGGAAGATGATGATCGTCGTGTAGTAGATGATACGACTGTAGAAAGTGTCGTTGGAGATACTGAAAGGGGTGAAAGGGTTACTGAAAGGGATGAAAGGGTTGGGAACCAACATCCAAAAGACGTTATTGATGCAAGGGATGTAGAAGACGTTCCTCTTGATGATGAGAGACAAGACTCAGATGGCCTGCACAATGTTGACGATTCAGGTTCAGAATGTGATGAGAAGGTCAACTACCCTGAGTTTAATGAAGAAGCCGACAGGGATGATCCAAAGTTTGAAAAGGGATTAAAGTTCAGAGATGCTGCACATTTGAGAGAGGCAGTGTGGTCTCACTCCATTAAGCACGATGCACCTTTTATTAAGCTAAACAGGAATGAGAAATGGAAGATTAGTGCAAGGTGTGAGAAAAATTGTCCCTAG
- the LOC126617057 gene encoding uncharacterized protein LOC126617057, with translation MPLVVGDLVGVGGLWVKNMVERCFNEEEARIILSMSISKFGCPDQIMWHYTRNGMYSVKSGYKVAQDMNSNGELGRKGVGQSSGDHVKDLIWGAIWQLKVPPKLSHFIGKGCKNILAVRSNLQRRGIQLEIVCPHCGDDMETQVHLFFKCSFARVFWFGSPLQLDVVSVEGEDFLACWNWLLKKYGVAEEGDRLMRWVVCGLWRIWKCRNSMVFEQTLVEPNVALELLQKHWGEIERCEQSQVRPARSSRLGEGEEVPVRWVKPPFRTIKLNCDGAWHKETRRGGFGWVAQDFAGIFKGAGGMGNVCCDSDSDGGSGGGASSFGGMCGEGLWVCSN, from the coding sequence ATGCCGTTGGTGGTGGGGGACTTGGTGGGTGTTGGTGGGTTGTGGGTCAAGAACATGGTTGAACGATGTTTCAATGAAGAGGAAGCGCGTATTATTTTGAGTATGTCAATTAGCAAGTTTGGATGTCCCGATCAGATTATGTGGCATTATACACGGAATGGGATGTATTCCGTTAAATCAGGATATAAGGTTGCTCAGGACATGAATAGTAATGGAGAGCTTGGAAGGAAGGGTGTGGGACAGTCAAGTGGGGATCATGTTAAAGATCTGATCTGGGGGGCTATATGGCAGCTGAAGGTTCCTCCTAAGCTTAGTCATTTTATTGGGAAGGGCTGTAAAAATATTCTTGCTGTAAGATCTAATTTACAACGACGGGGTATCCAGTTGGAGATCGTTTGCCCACATTGTGGGGATGATATGGAGACACAGgtacatttattttttaaatgttcGTTTGCTCGTGTGTTTTGGTTTGGATCTCCTTTGCAACTGGATGTGGTATCGGTGGAGGGGGAAGATTTTTTGGCATGTTGGAATTGGTTGTTGAAAAAATATGGTGTTGCGGAGGAGGGGGATAGGCTTATGAGGTGGGTAGTTTGCGGTTTATGGAGGATTTGGAAATGCCGAAATAGTATGGTCTTTGAGCAGACCTTGGTCGAGCCAAATGTGGCTTTGGAATTATTGCAGAAACATTGGGGGGAGATTGAACGGTGTGAACAGTCTCAGGTGCGGCCTGCACGCAGTAGCCGACTAGGGGAAGGAGAGGAAGTTCCTGTGAGGTGGGTAAAGCCTCCTTTTAGAACAATTAAGCTCAATTGCGATGGAGCTTGGCATAAGGAGACGCGAAGGGGTGGATTTGGCTGGGTAGCTCAAGATTTTGCAGGGATCTTTAAGGGAGCAGGAGGAATGGGGAATGTTTGCTGTGACTCCGACTCTGATGGCGGAAGCGGAGGCGGTGCGAGCAGCTTTGGTGGTATGTGTGGAGAGGGTCTTTGGGTGTGTTCAAATTGA